From the genome of Candidatus Eisenbacteria bacterium:
CTTCCGAGGGGCCCATGGCCTCGATTTTCAGGGCAGGTTTAGGTGCTGCTGCATTAGGAGAGGAAAAGGTCAAAGAGGCACTGGATGAAGCCGGCCAGAAGGAGATAGTGGGACTTGAGAAGTACATGGGCGGGCTTGCCACGATAGTCGGAGGAGCGCCGCTTCTGGGTTTCCTGGGAACCGTGCTCGGGATGATTCAGGCATTCCAGAGAATCGAGCAGTTAGGCGGCAACGTGAACGCTTCGGTTCTGGCAGGCGGAATCTGGCAGGCGCTCATAACAACTGCAGCAGGTCTCAGTGTCGCAATACCGACATTCTTTGCTCACAACTATATCATCGCCAGAATACGTGGTGTGGTTTTGCAGATGGAAGAGAACTCGAACCGGCTCATAAGAGCTCTGAGGGAAAAGGGATGAAAGAGTTGAGATTCACAACAAGAGCGAAGTTTCTTACCGGACTCGA
Proteins encoded in this window:
- a CDS encoding MotA/TolQ/ExbB proton channel family protein encodes the protein MFEIIERGGILMVPIVLCSIAALAIIIERLIQVRRAGKLTRTFLAKVEQALVPGKSQEVEKLSHSSEGPMASIFRAGLGAAALGEEKVKEALDEAGQKEIVGLEKYMGGLATIVGGAPLLGFLGTVLGMIQAFQRIEQLGGNVNASVLAGGIWQALITTAAGLSVAIPTFFAHNYIIARIRGVVLQMEENSNRLIRALREKG